In Gulosibacter molinativorax, a single window of DNA contains:
- the ruvB gene encoding Holliday junction branch migration DNA helicase RuvB, whose amino-acid sequence MSDQPRLPELAESESELEFESTLRPSRLGDFIGQEKVRNQLDLLLRAAEMQHRTPDHILLAGPPGLGKTTLAMIVAEETGQALRLTSGPALQNAADLAAVLSSIVPGEVLFIDEIHRMARTAEEMLYLAMEDFRIDIMVGKGAGAQSVPLELSPFTVVGATTRSGLLPAPLRDRFGFTAHLEFYQDEELERVLERTAALLDLESEPGALGEIASRSRGTPRIANRLLRRVRDYALVHGTSISHEAVAAALKLYDVDERGLDRLDRAVLDTLIRRFRGGPVGVRTLAVTVGEEPDTVEAVVEPFLVRIGMMARTQQGRIATPEAYEHLGIPLPPL is encoded by the coding sequence ATGAGCGATCAGCCGCGCCTGCCCGAGCTCGCCGAGAGCGAGTCGGAGCTCGAGTTCGAGTCGACCCTCCGGCCGAGCCGCCTCGGCGATTTCATCGGCCAGGAGAAGGTGCGCAACCAGCTTGACCTACTGCTGCGCGCCGCCGAGATGCAGCACCGCACGCCCGACCACATCCTGCTCGCAGGCCCTCCCGGTCTCGGTAAGACGACGCTTGCGATGATCGTCGCCGAGGAGACCGGGCAGGCGCTGCGCCTCACCTCCGGACCGGCGCTGCAGAATGCCGCCGATCTCGCCGCGGTGCTGTCGAGCATCGTGCCGGGGGAGGTGCTCTTCATCGACGAGATCCACCGCATGGCCCGCACCGCCGAGGAAATGCTGTACCTCGCGATGGAAGACTTCCGCATCGACATTATGGTCGGCAAGGGCGCGGGAGCGCAGTCCGTGCCGCTCGAGCTGTCGCCCTTCACCGTCGTCGGCGCGACGACCCGTTCGGGCCTCCTGCCCGCGCCGCTGCGTGACCGCTTCGGCTTTACCGCGCACCTCGAGTTCTATCAGGATGAGGAACTCGAGCGGGTACTCGAGCGCACCGCCGCGCTCCTCGACCTGGAATCGGAGCCTGGCGCGCTCGGCGAGATCGCGAGCCGTTCGCGCGGCACGCCCCGTATTGCCAACCGACTGCTGCGCCGAGTGCGCGACTACGCGCTCGTGCACGGCACCTCGATCAGCCACGAGGCAGTGGCCGCGGCGCTCAAGCTCTACGACGTTGATGAGCGAGGCCTTGACCGCCTCGACCGCGCCGTACTCGACACCCTCATCCGCCGTTTCCGCGGCGGACCCGTCGGCGTCCGCACACTCGCGGTAACTGTCGGGGAGGAACCCGATACTGTAGAGGCTGTTGTGGAACCATTCCTCGTGCGGATCGGCATGATGGCACGGACTCAGCAGGGCCGCATCGCCACTCCGGAGGCGTACGAGCACCTGGGCATTCCACTTCCTCCTCTATAA
- a CDS encoding HIT family protein, protein MPGYLGFPEGELDGVEFAPAEEFAGVPDEVQRTWVPHRMTYIHDGEERQKPGSSCAFCEVPKKSDEDGLIIHRGEHAYVVMNLYPYNSGHLLVCPYRHVAQYDELTNEELFEIGKLTQRAMGVLRRATSAAGFNIGMNQGSVAGAGIAEHFHEHIVPRWFGDSNFMPIIAKTKPMPQLLGDLRKLIADSWDEGSWDAGSEPAGSEPAPASE, encoded by the coding sequence GTGCCGGGTTACCTCGGTTTCCCGGAGGGCGAGCTCGACGGCGTGGAGTTCGCGCCCGCGGAGGAATTCGCAGGCGTGCCGGACGAGGTGCAGCGCACATGGGTGCCGCACCGGATGACGTACATCCACGACGGCGAGGAACGCCAGAAGCCCGGCTCGAGCTGCGCGTTCTGCGAGGTACCGAAGAAGTCCGACGAGGATGGCCTCATCATCCACCGCGGTGAGCACGCATACGTTGTGATGAATCTCTACCCCTACAACTCCGGCCACCTGCTCGTGTGCCCTTACCGTCACGTCGCGCAGTACGACGAGCTCACCAATGAGGAGCTGTTCGAGATCGGCAAGCTCACGCAGCGCGCGATGGGCGTCCTGCGGCGCGCGACGAGCGCCGCAGGCTTCAACATCGGGATGAACCAGGGCTCCGTCGCGGGCGCCGGCATCGCGGAGCACTTCCACGAGCACATCGTGCCGCGCTGGTTCGGCGACTCCAACTTCATGCCGATCATCGCCAAGACGAAGCCGATGCCGCAGCTGCTCGGCGACCTCCGCAAGCTCATCGCGGACAGCTGGGATGAGGGCAGCTGGGATGCGGGCAGCGAGCCAGCAGGCAGCGAGCCAGCGCCCGCGTCGGAATAA
- the secD gene encoding protein translocase subunit SecD encodes MWLVVVLAALVGLNWVAVAFQGGVWTPKLALDLEGGTQVVLQAQLPEGASPSGEQMSQAVEIIRQRVDASGVSEAEVTTQGGQNVVVSVPGEIDAETRARIESSAMLEFRPVLFAEASNVIQEVTPEMMGMEPGATFSPDPAGEPADASDPVQVSEQTMADFYAFNCADLSARTEPAPKDQPMITCDSTGTEKFVLGPVEITGSNIKDASNGLVTTQQGATTGQWAVNLEFDATGTEQFRAVTERLYAIGATPDANTGMPDTNRSRFAVTMDDVVIVAPTANAVITDGKAQITNSSGSFTEESTKSLADQLKFGALPFSFETQSAQTISATLGTWQLQAGLIAGAIGMALVLIYSLLQYRTLGLVTMASLTLLGGITYLVVTFLSNQEGYRLSLAGVAGLIVAIGITADSFIVYFERIKDELREGKTLVTAVEHGWTRAIRTILASDTVNLLVAIVLAMVAVGNVRGFAVTLGITTLIDLFVVVMFTHPLMRLLATTKFFGGGHPASGLNPEALGAVYRGRGEFRTSATAKKAKSGASSEAQRRQTIAERKAADLAAAGKSDES; translated from the coding sequence GTGTGGTTGGTCGTAGTCCTGGCCGCACTCGTCGGGCTGAACTGGGTGGCGGTTGCCTTCCAGGGCGGTGTCTGGACACCCAAGCTCGCGCTTGACCTCGAGGGCGGCACGCAGGTTGTCCTGCAGGCACAGCTCCCCGAAGGCGCTTCGCCGAGCGGCGAGCAGATGAGCCAGGCCGTCGAGATCATCCGCCAGCGTGTGGATGCATCCGGCGTCTCCGAGGCCGAGGTCACCACCCAGGGCGGCCAGAACGTCGTCGTGTCGGTGCCCGGAGAGATTGATGCGGAGACTCGCGCGCGCATCGAGTCGAGCGCGATGCTCGAGTTCCGTCCCGTGCTCTTCGCAGAAGCATCCAACGTCATCCAGGAAGTCACCCCCGAAATGATGGGGATGGAGCCCGGCGCGACGTTCAGCCCGGACCCCGCCGGGGAGCCGGCGGACGCATCCGACCCGGTGCAGGTCTCGGAGCAGACCATGGCCGACTTCTACGCCTTCAACTGCGCTGACCTTTCCGCCCGCACCGAGCCGGCACCCAAGGACCAGCCGATGATCACTTGTGACTCGACCGGCACGGAAAAGTTCGTGCTCGGCCCCGTCGAGATCACCGGCAGCAACATCAAGGACGCATCCAACGGCCTCGTGACGACTCAGCAGGGCGCGACGACCGGGCAGTGGGCTGTAAACCTCGAGTTCGACGCGACGGGCACCGAGCAGTTCCGTGCCGTGACCGAGCGTCTCTACGCGATCGGCGCGACGCCTGACGCGAACACGGGAATGCCCGACACCAACCGCTCGCGCTTCGCCGTGACGATGGATGACGTGGTGATCGTGGCGCCGACCGCAAACGCGGTCATTACCGACGGCAAGGCGCAGATTACGAACTCCTCGGGCTCCTTTACCGAGGAATCCACGAAGTCGCTTGCGGACCAGCTCAAGTTCGGTGCGCTGCCGTTCAGCTTTGAGACGCAGTCGGCGCAGACGATCTCCGCGACCCTGGGTACGTGGCAGCTGCAGGCCGGTCTGATCGCGGGTGCCATCGGTATGGCCCTCGTGCTGATCTACTCGCTGCTGCAGTACCGCACGCTCGGCCTCGTGACGATGGCATCGCTGACACTGCTCGGCGGCATCACCTACCTCGTCGTGACGTTCCTGTCGAACCAGGAGGGCTACCGACTTTCGCTCGCGGGCGTCGCCGGTCTGATCGTCGCGATCGGTATTACGGCAGACTCGTTCATCGTCTACTTCGAACGAATCAAGGATGAGCTGCGCGAGGGCAAGACGCTCGTGACCGCGGTCGAGCACGGCTGGACTCGTGCCATCCGAACGATCCTGGCCTCCGACACGGTGAACCTCCTCGTCGCGATTGTGCTTGCGATGGTGGCCGTCGGAAACGTGCGCGGCTTCGCGGTGACGCTCGGTATCACCACCCTGATTGACCTCTTTGTGGTCGTCATGTTTACGCATCCGTTGATGCGCCTGCTCGCGACGACCAAGTTCTTTGGCGGCGGCCACCCCGCTTCCGGCCTCAACCCCGAGGCGCTCGGCGCCGTCTACCGCGGCCGCGGCGAGTTCCGCACGTCGGCCACCGCGAAGAAGGCCAAGTCGGGCGCATCGAGCGAGGCGCAGCGGCGCCAGACGATTGCCGAGCGAAAGGCGGCCGATCTCGCGGCTGCAGGAAAGAGTGACGAGTCGTGA
- the thrS gene encoding threonine--tRNA ligase, which translates to MRVDGQLLDLFREVEAGQVAEAVTIESEDGMNILRHSAAHVTAQAVQKLFPGTKLGIGPFIKDGFYYDFDVDNPFTPEDLKAIEKEMKNIVKQGQRFARRSVSDEAAREELANEPYKLELVSLKGGAGSADNENVEVGEGELTIYDNVDAKSGETCWSDLCRGPHLPSTRLLGNGWSLLRSSGAYWRGSEKNPMLQRIYGTAWATKDELVAYKTRLEEAAKRDHRKLGVELDLFSFPDEIGSGLAVFHPKGGIIRHEIETFMREQLLAHDYELVNTPHITKSTLFETSQHLNWYKDGMFPAMHLDEVTDDEGNVTKPGQDYYLKPMNCPFHNLIFRSRARSYRELPLRLAEFGTVYRYEKSGTLSGLTRVRGLTQDDAHIYVTEDQVKDEIKRQLEFVFETLRAYGLNDFYLELSTQDPEKSVGTDAQWRVAEDTLREVGEESGLELVDDPAGAAFYGPKISVQARDAIGRTWQLSTVQLDFNQPQLFELEYAAADGTRKQPLMIHRALLGSIERFFAILLEHYAGAFPVWLSPEQVVGIPVADEYAEYLGGVIQQLKGKGVRAKLDDSDDRMPKKIRTHTKSKVPFQLIAGEEDRSNNAVSFRFRDGSQRNGVPVAEAIELITGAIEERKNVNAAEDL; encoded by the coding sequence ATGCGCGTAGACGGCCAGCTGCTCGACCTCTTCCGCGAGGTCGAGGCAGGGCAGGTCGCCGAAGCCGTGACGATCGAGAGCGAAGACGGGATGAACATCCTGCGTCACTCGGCCGCGCATGTGACCGCGCAGGCCGTGCAGAAGCTTTTCCCCGGCACGAAGCTCGGCATCGGCCCGTTCATCAAGGACGGTTTCTACTACGACTTCGACGTCGACAACCCCTTCACGCCTGAGGACCTCAAGGCGATCGAGAAGGAAATGAAGAACATCGTCAAGCAGGGCCAGCGCTTCGCGCGTCGCTCGGTGAGCGATGAGGCCGCACGCGAGGAACTCGCGAACGAGCCGTACAAGCTCGAGTTGGTATCGCTCAAGGGCGGCGCGGGCTCGGCCGACAACGAGAACGTCGAGGTGGGCGAGGGCGAGCTCACGATCTACGACAACGTGGACGCGAAGTCGGGGGAGACTTGCTGGTCGGACCTCTGCCGCGGGCCGCACCTGCCCTCGACCCGACTGCTCGGCAACGGCTGGTCGCTGCTGCGCAGCTCCGGCGCATACTGGCGCGGCAGCGAGAAGAACCCGATGCTGCAGCGCATCTACGGTACCGCCTGGGCCACGAAGGATGAGCTGGTCGCGTACAAGACCCGCCTCGAGGAGGCCGCGAAGCGCGACCACCGCAAGCTCGGCGTCGAGCTCGACCTCTTCTCGTTCCCCGACGAGATCGGTTCGGGCCTCGCGGTATTCCACCCGAAGGGCGGCATCATCCGCCACGAGATCGAGACCTTCATGCGTGAGCAGCTGCTTGCCCACGACTATGAGCTCGTGAACACCCCGCACATCACGAAGAGCACGCTCTTCGAGACGAGCCAGCACCTCAACTGGTACAAGGACGGCATGTTCCCGGCGATGCATCTCGACGAGGTCACCGACGACGAGGGCAATGTCACGAAGCCGGGCCAGGACTACTACCTGAAGCCCATGAACTGCCCGTTCCACAACCTGATCTTCCGCTCGCGCGCCCGCAGCTACCGCGAGCTGCCGCTGCGCCTTGCCGAGTTCGGCACGGTGTACCGCTACGAGAAGAGCGGCACGCTCTCGGGCCTCACCCGCGTGCGCGGCCTGACGCAGGATGACGCGCACATCTACGTGACCGAAGACCAGGTCAAGGACGAGATCAAGCGTCAGCTCGAGTTCGTGTTTGAGACCCTTCGTGCCTATGGCCTGAACGACTTCTATCTCGAGCTGTCGACGCAGGATCCCGAAAAGTCGGTCGGTACGGATGCGCAGTGGCGCGTCGCCGAGGACACCCTCCGTGAGGTCGGCGAGGAATCGGGCCTCGAGCTCGTGGATGACCCGGCCGGCGCCGCCTTCTATGGCCCGAAGATCTCGGTGCAGGCCCGCGACGCGATCGGCCGCACGTGGCAGCTCTCGACGGTGCAGCTCGACTTCAACCAGCCGCAGCTGTTCGAGCTCGAATACGCTGCGGCCGACGGTACGCGCAAGCAGCCGCTGATGATTCACCGCGCACTACTCGGCTCGATCGAGCGCTTCTTCGCGATCCTCCTCGAGCACTACGCCGGCGCGTTCCCCGTATGGCTCTCACCGGAACAGGTTGTGGGCATCCCCGTCGCGGACGAGTACGCCGAGTACCTGGGCGGGGTCATCCAACAGCTCAAGGGCAAGGGCGTGCGCGCCAAGCTCGACGACTCGGACGACCGCATGCCGAAGAAGATCCGCACCCACACGAAGTCGAAGGTGCCGTTCCAGCTCATTGCGGGTGAGGAAGACCGCTCCAACAACGCGGTCTCGTTCCGCTTCCGCGACGGCTCGCAGCGAAACGGCGTCCCAGTAGCGGAGGCGATCGAGCTCATTACGGGCGCGATCGAGGAGCGCAAGAACGTCAACGCGGCCGAGGACCTGTAG
- the ruvC gene encoding crossover junction endodeoxyribonuclease RuvC has protein sequence MSAAASRRIIGIDPGLTRCGVGIIDVAPGRKLRFVHVSVIQTHADQELDQRLRIIGDGIEERLGEYEPDSMSLERVFAEQRNLNTVMGVAQISGIALREAAIRGISTQMHTPSEVKAAVTGYGRADKSQVGEMVRRLLGLKQAPKPADAADALALAICAAWHNTVPTVRSSERMHGSARAENVAAPTKAQEAWLAAERAARTGRGRLG, from the coding sequence TTGTCTGCAGCCGCGTCTCGCCGAATCATCGGCATCGATCCCGGCCTCACGCGATGTGGGGTCGGGATCATTGACGTCGCGCCCGGCCGCAAGCTGCGGTTCGTGCACGTGTCGGTGATTCAGACCCACGCTGACCAAGAGCTCGACCAACGCCTGCGCATCATCGGCGACGGCATCGAGGAGCGGCTCGGCGAGTACGAACCCGACTCGATGTCGCTCGAGCGCGTGTTCGCCGAGCAGCGAAACCTCAACACCGTGATGGGGGTCGCCCAGATCTCCGGCATCGCGCTGCGCGAGGCCGCTATCCGGGGCATCTCGACGCAGATGCACACCCCCTCCGAGGTCAAGGCCGCCGTGACCGGGTACGGTCGCGCCGATAAATCCCAGGTGGGGGAGATGGTGCGTCGTCTCCTCGGCCTCAAGCAGGCGCCGAAGCCCGCCGACGCCGCGGATGCGCTTGCCCTTGCGATCTGCGCGGCCTGGCACAATACGGTGCCGACGGTGCGCTCCTCTGAGCGGATGCACGGCTCGGCCCGCGCCGAGAACGTCGCGGCCCCGACGAAGGCGCAAGAAGCATGGCTCGCCGCCGAGCGTGCCGCACGCACGGGCCGTGGCCGCCTAGGCTAG
- the secF gene encoding protein translocase subunit SecF has protein sequence MKKFGQLGNDLYTGERSFGFVKNRKIWFGIAALLIVASVLVPVLRGGFNFGIEFTGGSEFQISNPASTEQPIATEAVAAYSDAAPRVQQLGDGSIRVQTDALSDADNTALRADLAEAYGTSVEEVTVSTIGPSWGADITRQMLIGLGVFLVLASAFMAFYFRTWKMALAAILTLFHDLILTAGIYALTGVEVTPAAVIGFLTILGYSLYDTVVVFDKIRENTADYSEKSSRTFGEQVNLAINQTLVRSINTSVVALLPVAAILFIGAFVMGAGTLRDISLALFIGIIVGALSTVFIAGPLYAQLRTTEPGIKDIDREILEAREKAAERDSAATAAAV, from the coding sequence GTGAAAAAGTTCGGCCAGCTAGGCAACGACCTCTACACCGGCGAGCGTTCGTTCGGGTTCGTCAAGAACCGGAAAATTTGGTTCGGGATTGCGGCGCTATTGATTGTCGCGTCCGTGCTTGTGCCGGTCCTTCGTGGAGGGTTCAACTTCGGCATCGAGTTCACGGGTGGCTCGGAGTTCCAAATTTCGAACCCCGCCTCGACCGAGCAGCCTATCGCCACGGAAGCGGTCGCGGCGTATTCCGACGCGGCCCCGCGCGTGCAGCAGCTTGGTGACGGATCGATCCGCGTCCAGACCGATGCCCTGTCCGACGCGGACAACACTGCGCTGCGCGCCGACCTCGCCGAGGCGTACGGTACATCCGTTGAGGAAGTCACCGTCTCGACCATCGGCCCGTCGTGGGGTGCGGACATCACGCGCCAGATGCTGATCGGTCTCGGCGTGTTCCTCGTGCTCGCGTCTGCGTTCATGGCGTTCTATTTCCGCACCTGGAAGATGGCACTGGCAGCCATCCTGACGCTCTTCCATGACCTCATCCTCACCGCAGGCATCTACGCGCTCACGGGGGTTGAGGTGACCCCCGCGGCGGTGATCGGCTTCCTCACGATCCTCGGCTATTCGCTCTACGACACGGTCGTGGTCTTCGATAAGATCCGCGAGAACACCGCGGACTACTCGGAGAAGTCGAGCCGCACGTTCGGCGAGCAAGTGAACCTCGCGATCAACCAGACCCTGGTCCGTTCGATCAATACCTCCGTCGTGGCGCTGCTGCCGGTCGCGGCGATTCTCTTCATCGGCGCGTTCGTGATGGGCGCGGGCACGCTCCGCGATATTTCGCTCGCACTGTTCATCGGCATCATCGTCGGTGCGCTGTCGACCGTCTTCATCGCCGGACCGCTCTACGCTCAGCTGCGGACGACTGAGCCTGGCATCAAGGACATCGACCGCGAGATTCTCGAGGCCCGGGAGAAGGCGGCGGAGCGCGATTCTGCTGCCACCGCTGCCGCGGTATAG
- a CDS encoding YebC/PmpR family DNA-binding transcriptional regulator, which translates to MSGHSKWATTKHKKAVIDAKRAKSFAKLIKVIEVAARAGGPDPEGNPALADAIQKAKKTSVPNDNIDRAVKRGAGIGSEAVSYDQIMYEAYAPGGVAMLIECLTDNKNRAAAETRLAVTRSGGNMADPGSVSFNFERKGVIAVPKANTTEDDILLAGLDAGLEEVVEHDEVFELRTEASDMVAVRSALQESDIDYDSADAEFVANVLVPVDLETAKKVLSMIDNLEDLDDVQEIYTNMEIPADVQAKLDED; encoded by the coding sequence ATGTCCGGACACTCCAAATGGGCGACTACAAAGCACAAGAAGGCCGTCATCGACGCCAAGCGTGCAAAGTCGTTTGCCAAGCTCATCAAGGTCATCGAGGTGGCCGCACGCGCTGGAGGCCCTGACCCAGAAGGAAACCCGGCCCTCGCGGATGCGATCCAGAAGGCGAAGAAGACTTCCGTCCCGAACGACAACATCGACCGCGCCGTCAAGCGCGGCGCAGGCATCGGCAGCGAAGCCGTCAGCTACGACCAGATCATGTACGAGGCGTACGCCCCGGGCGGCGTCGCGATGCTGATCGAGTGTCTGACCGACAACAAGAACCGTGCCGCGGCGGAGACCCGCCTCGCGGTGACCCGTTCGGGCGGCAACATGGCCGACCCGGGCTCGGTGTCGTTTAACTTCGAGCGCAAGGGCGTCATCGCGGTGCCCAAGGCCAACACGACCGAAGACGACATCCTGCTCGCTGGACTCGACGCGGGCCTTGAAGAGGTCGTCGAGCACGACGAGGTCTTCGAGCTTCGCACCGAGGCGAGCGACATGGTTGCCGTGCGCTCGGCGCTTCAGGAATCGGACATCGACTACGACTCGGCCGACGCCGAATTCGTCGCAAACGTGCTCGTTCCGGTCGACCTCGAGACGGCCAAGAAGGTGCTCTCGATGATCGACAACCTCGAGGACCTCGACGACGTGCAGGAGATCTACACGAACATGGAGATCCCCGCCGACGTTCAGGCAAAGCTCGACGAGGACTAG
- the yajC gene encoding preprotein translocase subunit YajC encodes MDLTLLLPLALLVLMMVFMWRSNKKRTAQQQELRAKIQPGAEVMTQSGIFGTLLSVDEASNVATLETSPGVEIRVHSQTIAHVVEPKIEVPDDASELTGDTELTGTEPSIDETDVRDTDVRENDANDANDNDGDTSNDERPKA; translated from the coding sequence TTGGATCTCACTCTCCTCCTTCCCCTCGCCCTGCTCGTGCTCATGATGGTCTTCATGTGGCGCAGCAACAAGAAGCGCACTGCCCAGCAGCAGGAACTCCGCGCGAAGATTCAGCCTGGGGCGGAGGTCATGACGCAGTCCGGTATCTTCGGCACGCTGCTTTCGGTCGACGAGGCGAGCAATGTCGCAACCCTCGAGACCTCGCCCGGCGTGGAAATTCGCGTGCACAGCCAGACGATCGCGCACGTCGTCGAGCCCAAGATCGAGGTCCCGGACGACGCATCCGAGCTGACCGGCGACACCGAGCTGACCGGCACCGAGCCGTCCATCGACGAGACTGACGTCCGAGACACTGACGTCCGCGAGAACGACGCAAACGACGCAAACGACAACGACGGCGACACCTCGAACGACGAGCGTCCCAAGGCCTAG
- a CDS encoding M18 family aminopeptidase, protein MVSSETTFQQLAALVSASPTSYHAAREVAYQLTEAGFTELDEAQPWPHGPGSYVVVRDGAVIAWRIPEDVDALTPFGVVAGHTDSPGFRIKPVPETKRSGWQSLNAEVYGGPLLNSWLDRDLRVGARLILTDGSEALAVTGAVARIPQLAVHLDRKVNAEGLKLDAQQHTHAVLGLEDAPGILELLAQDAGVGAEEVRAFDAFFTDSQKPSRLGSNGELIASGRLDNLVSIHAGLRALIAAEPLGIIPVLAGFDHEEVGSSTRTGAGGPFLEDVLARIRESLGASVSEERRAASQSWVISSDVGHAVHPNYPERHDEDVRPIAGLGPIIKINADQRYVTDGAGEALWRQLSEDAGVPAQAFVSKNTMPCGSTVGPIMATRLGMRTVDVGIPILSMHSARELAVISDVSALQQVLTEFFSHAH, encoded by the coding sequence ATGGTCTCGTCCGAAACGACATTCCAGCAGCTTGCCGCGCTGGTCTCCGCATCGCCGACGTCGTATCACGCGGCGCGCGAGGTCGCGTACCAGCTCACCGAGGCCGGCTTCACCGAGCTTGATGAGGCGCAGCCCTGGCCGCACGGCCCCGGCTCCTACGTCGTCGTGCGTGACGGTGCGGTCATCGCGTGGCGCATCCCGGAGGACGTGGATGCGCTGACGCCATTCGGCGTCGTCGCTGGCCACACCGACTCGCCAGGGTTCCGGATCAAGCCTGTCCCCGAGACGAAGCGCTCGGGCTGGCAGAGCCTGAACGCCGAGGTCTACGGCGGACCGCTGCTCAACTCCTGGCTCGACCGCGACCTGCGGGTCGGGGCCCGGCTCATCCTGACCGACGGCAGCGAGGCGCTCGCCGTCACGGGTGCCGTCGCGCGCATCCCGCAGCTCGCCGTGCACCTCGACCGCAAGGTGAATGCCGAGGGGCTCAAGCTCGACGCTCAGCAGCACACGCATGCGGTGCTGGGGCTCGAGGATGCGCCGGGCATCCTCGAGCTTCTGGCGCAAGATGCGGGGGTCGGGGCCGAGGAGGTACGCGCGTTCGACGCGTTCTTTACCGACTCGCAGAAGCCCTCGCGGCTCGGCTCGAATGGCGAGCTCATCGCATCCGGCCGACTCGATAATCTCGTGAGCATTCACGCGGGACTGCGCGCGCTCATCGCCGCGGAGCCGCTCGGCATCATTCCGGTGCTTGCGGGCTTCGACCACGAAGAGGTCGGCTCGAGCACGCGCACCGGTGCTGGCGGCCCGTTCCTCGAGGACGTGCTTGCGCGCATCCGCGAATCACTCGGCGCGAGCGTGAGCGAGGAGCGACGGGCCGCGAGCCAGAGCTGGGTGATCTCGAGCGACGTCGGCCACGCCGTGCATCCTAACTACCCCGAGCGCCACGACGAAGACGTCAGGCCGATCGCGGGCCTCGGGCCAATCATCAAGATCAATGCCGACCAGCGGTATGTGACCGACGGGGCGGGCGAGGCACTCTGGCGGCAGCTCTCCGAGGATGCGGGCGTGCCCGCGCAGGCCTTTGTGTCGAAGAACACGATGCCGTGCGGCTCGACGGTCGGGCCAATAATGGCGACCAGGCTCGGCATGCGAACGGTCGACGTGGGCATCCCGATCCTCTCGATGCATTCGGCGCGCGAGCTCGCCGTGATCAGCGACGTCAGCGCGCTGCAGCAAGTCCTGACGGAGTTCTTCAGTCATGCGCACTAA
- the ruvA gene encoding Holliday junction branch migration protein RuvA has translation MIASLTGTLTHLGANYAVLDVGGVGYQVQVTPTHSLELRMGTETTIITALIVREDALTLFGFRSFDERQIFEQLTTVSGVGPKSALAVITHLSPNELARAVETEDVNAFKPVSGVGPKTAKLIILQLKGKLLVHSEPATAPGEPAALPASVVKSADQVIDALVELGTKQPQAQAAVEAAAAELGEDADVPSLLRAALRELGRGGVRR, from the coding sequence GTGATTGCCTCGCTTACCGGAACCCTGACGCACCTCGGCGCGAATTACGCCGTTCTCGATGTCGGGGGCGTTGGCTACCAGGTTCAGGTCACGCCAACCCACTCGCTCGAACTCCGGATGGGAACCGAGACGACGATCATCACCGCGCTGATCGTGCGCGAGGATGCGCTGACGCTGTTCGGATTCCGGTCGTTCGACGAGCGACAGATCTTTGAGCAGCTCACGACAGTGAGTGGCGTCGGGCCGAAATCGGCCCTCGCCGTCATCACCCACCTGTCGCCGAACGAGCTCGCGCGCGCCGTCGAGACCGAGGATGTGAACGCGTTCAAGCCGGTCTCGGGCGTTGGCCCAAAGACGGCCAAACTGATCATCCTGCAACTCAAGGGCAAGCTCCTCGTGCACAGTGAACCGGCCACGGCGCCGGGGGAGCCGGCGGCTCTGCCCGCATCCGTCGTGAAGTCTGCCGACCAAGTCATCGACGCGCTGGTCGAACTCGGCACCAAGCAGCCCCAGGCGCAGGCCGCCGTCGAGGCCGCGGCAGCCGAGCTCGGCGAGGATGCGGATGTCCCTTCGCTGCTTCGCGCCGCGCTTCGTGAGCTTGGTCGGGGCGGGGTGCGCCGATGA